ATCCAGCGCTTGCTGGCGCAAATCCGGCGAGGTGTCGATGAGTACCTGCGTGTCGCCGTCACGGAGCAGAATTGACGCCCGCCGGCGCCGATTGCGCGGCTCGCCGGGATCGCAGTCGCCCCAATCGTTGCCGATCCGCGGCGTGCCGCCTGCGGTTCCGCACCCGAGGATGACGGCCTGCATTGCCCTTAGGCCGCAGCAGGCGGCGCGGCGCGGTCGAACAGCCGGAAGAAATTGGCCGTTGTGAGCGCCGCCAAGTCGTCGGCCTCAATCCCGCGCAGGGCGGCCACGGCCGCCGCGGTGTAAGCGACAAACGCGGGTTCGTTGGTCTTACCGCGCTTGGGAACCGGGGCAAGATAGGGCGCATCGGTTTCGACCAGCAGGCGATCCGCGGGCACAGTCTTGGCGGTTTCCCGGATTGCCTCTGCGTTCTTGAACGTAACAATTCCCGAGAGCGAAATGTAAAAACCAAGGTCGATCGCCGTCTCGGCAAACGCCTGCGTCGCGCTGAAACAGTGAATCACCCCTTTGAGCGTACCGGCACCGGATTCCTCAGCGAGGATCGCCGCAGTTTCGGCATCGGCGTTACGGGTATGCACGATGATGGGCAGCCCGGTTTCCCGGCCCGCGACGCAGTGGGCGCGGAAACTCGCCGCTTGGCGCGCTCGGTCCGAATGGTCGTAGTAGAAATCGAGGCCGGTTTCGCCAATCCCGACGACCTTAGGGTGGCGCGTCAGGGCAACAATCTCGTCGGCCCGCAGAGAATCCGTATCGGCCTCATGCGGGTGAATGCCGACCGTGCACCAAATGTTGTCGTGGCTTTCGGCGATGTCCTTGACGGTCTGGTGGTTGGCGCGGTGCGTCCCGATCGTCAGCATGGCCCCGACCCCTGCCGACCGCGCCCGCGCCAACACCCCTGCCCGGTCGGTCGCCAATGCCTCGAAGTCGAGGTGGCAGTGGCTATCGACCAGCATCAGGCCGGCGCCTCGTCGAGATAGCGCGGAAAAACGCCCTGCGGTTTGGGCAGCGCGGCCCCCGGCGTGAGGCGATGGTCCCCGTCGATCGCGGCGAAGTCGCGCCCGTCTGCCGCGACCGCCAATTGATCCAGTAGCGCCGCCGCCGATTGCGGGACGAAGGGTTGGACCAAGATCCCGAGGCGCCGCACCGTTTCCGCGAGCACGTAGAGGACCGTGGCCATGCGGGCCGGATCGGTCTTTTTCAGCTCCCACGGGGCTTGGGTATCGACGTAGCGGTTGGCATCGCCCACGACCCGCCAGATTTCGGCCAGGGCGTTATGGAACGCTAAGTCGGTGTCGATAATGTCCCGGACCTTGGGCAGCAGGGCCCCCGCAGACTCGAGGAGTGCTTCGTCGGCGGCTTCAAGGGCACCGTGTTGGGGCACTTGCGCGCCGCAATTTTTGGCGATCATCGACAAAACGCGCTGCGCGAGGTTGCCGAGGTCGTTGGCCAGATCGCTGTTGATGCGGTTGACGATCGACTCGTGCGAGAAGCTGCCGTCCTGCCCGAATGGCACTTCGCGCAGCAGGAAATAGCGGATCGGGTCGAGCCCGTAGCGGTCGATCATGTCGCGGGGCGCCAACACGTTACCGAGCGATTTCGACATCTTCTGGCCCTCGATATTGAGGAAGCCATGGCAAAAAACATGCTTGGGCAGCGCGAGACCTGCGGCGAGCAGAAAAGCCGGCCAGTAGACCGTGTGGAATCGCACGATGTC
Above is a window of Alphaproteobacteria bacterium DNA encoding:
- a CDS encoding TatD family hydrolase, with protein sequence MLVDSHCHLDFEALATDRAGVLARARSAGVGAMLTIGTHRANHQTVKDIAESHDNIWCTVGIHPHEADTDSLRADEIVALTRHPKVVGIGETGLDFYYDHSDRARQAASFRAHCVAGRETGLPIIVHTRNADAETAAILAEESGAGTLKGVIHCFSATQAFAETAIDLGFYISLSGIVTFKNAEAIRETAKTVPADRLLVETDAPYLAPVPKRGKTNEPAFVAYTAAAVAALRGIEADDLAALTTANFFRLFDRAAPPAAA